The DNA segment GTTGCTATTACATAATCCTCCGGTTTGGGTTGTTGCAGGATCAGGTACATGGCCTCCACATAGTCTTTGGCATGCCCCCAGTCGCGTTTAGCATCCAGGTTACCCAGGTAGATCTTTTCCTGTAAGCCAAGTGCTATCTTGGCCACACCACGCGTGATCTTGCGGGTTACGAAGGTTTCGCCACGCAGCGGTGACTCGTGGTTGAACAAAATACCGTTTACGGCATACATATCATAGGCTTCCCGGTAATTGACCGTTATCCAATAAGCATACATTTTTGCTACAGCATACGGTGAACGCGGATAGAATGGTGTCTTCTCCGATTGGGGAATCTCCTGCACTTTACCATATAATTCTGAGGTAGAAGCCTGGTAGATCTTTGTTTTCTTCGTGAGGCCCAGCAAACGTACGGCTTCCAGGATGCGTAAAGTACCGATACCATCTGCATTGGCAGTGTACTCCGGCGTTTCAAAGCTAACATGCACATGGCTCATGGCAGCCAGGTTATAGATCTCATCAGGTTGCGTTTCCTGTATAATCCGGATCAGGTTGGTGGAGTCGGTCAGATCACCATAATGCAGCGTTAACTGTACGTTTTTCTCATGGGGGTCCTGGTACAGGTGATCAATACGCTCTGTATTAAACAGTGAGCTCCTGCGTTTAATTCCATGCACAATATATCCCTTCTTCAGTAACAGATCAGTTAAATAAGCTCCATCCTGCCCGGTAACACCGGTAATCAAAGCAACTTTTGCCATAGTATTTATCTGGTTATAAATTGAATAACTTTACGCACGGGCTTAAGCCAGGTCGTAAAAAAAAATGGTTTTAATTCATTCATGGCCCAGGCCTTCCTGTCTTCCTGGTTTGCCCTTAGCCTGTTCTTTATAGAGGCATTGCTTACACCGCCGGCCCGCATTTTCACCAACACCTTGGGAATATAATGTGCCCTGGCATTGTGCCGCACCATAATGCGCAGCATCATTTCATAATCGGCTGCCGACCGCAGGTCGGTATTGAAAAGCCCTATTGCTTCATAGATATTGCGGCGTACAAAAAAAGTCGGATGCGGCGGCATCCAGCCATAATAAAAATATCTCTTTTTATACTTTCCGCTCTTCCAATAACGGGTAACCGTCTGTATATCGTTTTGTTTCACATATTGCAGGTCCCCATACACAACATCCACAGCGGGATCCTTAAACGCTTCCATTACCTGCGAAAGTACGTCGCGATCATTATAGAAATCGTCTGAATTTAGGATTCCCACCACTTCTCCGGTAGCCAGTTGCAATCCTTTATTCATGGCGTCATAAATGCCCTTATCCTTTTCCGAAACCACCCGCGCCACATGCGGATAAGTGCGCACAATATCCAGTGTTCCATCCTTTGACAGCCCGTCCACAATAATATGCTCAACAGGTTGGTATTGCTGTTGTGAAACGCTCTCCAACGTATCGCGCACCGTGGAAGCGCTATTATACGTAGCGGTAATAATGGTTATTTTCATAACGCTCCCTCAATAAGTCGTTCGCGCACGGGTACAGCAGGATTCCCCTGATAAATAGTATAAGCATCCAGTCTTTTATTGGCCACCGACATAGCCGATAATACAGCATGCGATTCAACATGCACCCCTGGGCAAACCAAGGCTTTAGCTCCTATCCACACCCCATTCTCCAAAATAATTCCAGCTACCATCAGATCGAAAGTGGATTTGGTATAATCATGGTTACCTGTCAGAAGCATGGCTCCCTGGGAGATACACACGTTATTACCTATAGTAACATTAGCCAAGTTATCAATCCATACTTTCTCGCCAATCCAGGAATGATCTCCAATGGTTAATTTCCAGGGATATTTAATATTAACCGCCGGCTTTATGACTACTCCTTTACCAATTTTTCCGCCAAACCAACGCAGCAATATGCGTTTCAGGGAGGAAAAGGGATTCAGCGGGTTGATAAAAAAGCATACATTGATCAAATACCACAAGCCTCTTTTAATGGCTGAAGCACCGATCTCAGCCTTATACCAGTTATTTGAGTAAGCCGAAAGATCTGTTACCTGTTTCATTGAAATAATAAGGTGTATTGCGACAATGCATCAGAAGCAGTACTAAACTGATGTGCATACTTCCAGGCTGCCCCGGACCATTCGTCGTATTGTACCTGCTCCATATCCAGCATATCCTGTAAAGCCCTTTCAAAACCAATGCTGTCTGTCAGCGAAACATCCCATCCGGCCTTTACAGCTACTAGTTCACGCCAAGGCGTCTGATCGCTGATGATGACCGGTCGCCCGGCCGACAGGCCCTCAAAGATAGCATGACCGAAATTCTCCCCCTGCGTGGGCAGGCAAAAAACATGATGCGCCGCTATGATGACCGGCAACTCATGGTTGGGTTTCTCTCCTTCAAATTTCACCCTAACATTACCAGGTAGGGAAGCTGATAAACTACGGCATTGACCTACATACGCTTTATTTTCCTCACTGCCCACTATCGTCAATAAAGCCCTGCCTTTTAATCCTCTCAAACGTTCCAATAAAAAATGAAGATTCTTAATAGGATGCAATCTGCCCACAAAAATAATACTTAATTCACCGGGCTTTTTGGGCAAACTGCCCGGATATGCCTGTACATAAGCAGGGAAATTAGGGATCTGCGTTACACGTACCGTATCTCCAAATTCCTTTTTAATATCATTGAATTCCGTATCATCGGTTGCCTGAAAAGAAATATGCCGGTGCAGGGAAAGCCATTTGAAAACACGGAGGTATAATTTCTTCTTAAGGGATTTATACTGAAGCGCGCTTTTTCTCAACATCCCCCTTGGCGCCAGCACAACATGACTCTTCCATCCAACAGACCTGCTAATCAGCAAAGGATAGATGGTAAAGAATTTTGAAAAAAGGCTATTGAGATAAATATGGTCGGGGTTGATGTCATTGATAACTTCCCGTATATATTTCCAATGAAGATTTCCGGGTGAGCAATACAACACTTTAGCCGGCCCATCATAGAAAATCCAAGTATCAGTCTTTACACCATCGTAAGGGGCGGAAGAACCAAGATCGCGGTCGCTGGTAAAAACATATACATCATAATGATGTTGCAGGTGCCGGACAAAATTAACTGCCGAACGTATAGGTCCGCCTGCCTTAAAACCCGGATCGAACCAGTCTATAAAGACTAAAATAGATTTTCGCACTGATCAAATACAATATACAGGCATAAAAGGCCCGTGTAATAAAATCTTAGTTGCAACTGTTCTTTTCCATCCAATATTCCAGTACTACAAACAACCATAATTCCATCCAACGCACTTCCGGATCACCTTTCAGAAACCGCGCCCAATAATCCAACAGTTGTTTTCCCTGTATAAAATCACGCGATGCCATACGCTTCAGTCGCTGGTCACAAAAATCATACAATTCACGCTTCATCCATATCGCCCAGGGGAACAGAAATCCCTGCTTACGCCGGTGAACAATTTCAGGAGGCAACAGGTCCTGCAAGGAATCTACCAACAAACTTTTTGGGGTATGAGGGAACTTAAGCGCATC comes from the Paraflavitalea devenefica genome and includes:
- the gmd gene encoding GDP-mannose 4,6-dehydratase — protein: MAKVALITGVTGQDGAYLTDLLLKKGYIVHGIKRRSSLFNTERIDHLYQDPHEKNVQLTLHYGDLTDSTNLIRIIQETQPDEIYNLAAMSHVHVSFETPEYTANADGIGTLRILEAVRLLGLTKKTKIYQASTSELYGKVQEIPQSEKTPFYPRSPYAVAKMYAYWITVNYREAYDMYAVNGILFNHESPLRGETFVTRKITRGVAKIALGLQEKIYLGNLDAKRDWGHAKDYVEAMYLILQQPKPEDYVIATGVTTPVREFVRMAFNEVGIQVEFKGKDEKEVGVVTACNNPDFQVKIGKEVVAVDARYYRPTEVDLLIGDPTKAQQQLGWKPKYDLAGLVKEMVVNDVELFRKEVLLKDSGYYVRNQFE
- a CDS encoding glycosyltransferase family 2 protein, translated to MKITIITATYNSASTVRDTLESVSQQQYQPVEHIIVDGLSKDGTLDIVRTYPHVARVVSEKDKGIYDAMNKGLQLATGEVVGILNSDDFYNDRDVLSQVMEAFKDPAVDVVYGDLQYVKQNDIQTVTRYWKSGKYKKRYFYYGWMPPHPTFFVRRNIYEAIGLFNTDLRSAADYEMMLRIMVRHNARAHYIPKVLVKMRAGGVSNASIKNRLRANQEDRKAWAMNELKPFFFTTWLKPVRKVIQFITR
- a CDS encoding glycosyltransferase — protein: MRKSILVFIDWFDPGFKAGGPIRSAVNFVRHLQHHYDVYVFTSDRDLGSSAPYDGVKTDTWIFYDGPAKVLYCSPGNLHWKYIREVINDINPDHIYLNSLFSKFFTIYPLLISRSVGWKSHVVLAPRGMLRKSALQYKSLKKKLYLRVFKWLSLHRHISFQATDDTEFNDIKKEFGDTVRVTQIPNFPAYVQAYPGSLPKKPGELSIIFVGRLHPIKNLHFLLERLRGLKGRALLTIVGSEENKAYVGQCRSLSASLPGNVRVKFEGEKPNHELPVIIAAHHVFCLPTQGENFGHAIFEGLSAGRPVIISDQTPWRELVAVKAGWDVSLTDSIGFERALQDMLDMEQVQYDEWSGAAWKYAHQFSTASDALSQYTLLFQ
- a CDS encoding WcaF family extracellular polysaccharide biosynthesis acetyltransferase, with the translated sequence MKQVTDLSAYSNNWYKAEIGASAIKRGLWYLINVCFFINPLNPFSSLKRILLRWFGGKIGKGVVIKPAVNIKYPWKLTIGDHSWIGEKVWIDNLANVTIGNNVCISQGAMLLTGNHDYTKSTFDLMVAGIILENGVWIGAKALVCPGVHVESHAVLSAMSVANKRLDAYTIYQGNPAVPVRERLIEGAL